Genomic DNA from Streptomyces sp. NBC_00464:
TGGGCAATCACCGTCCCGAAGTCGGCACCGGCGGGCACGCGTTCTGGCGCCGTATCCGTCTCATCCCGTTCGAGCGGACCGTCCCGAACGAGCTGAAGATCGACAACCTTGCCGCCGAGCTTGTCCAGGACGAGGGCCCGGGGATCCTGCAGTGGCTGATCGAGGGCGCCCGCCTCTACCTGACCACCCGAGACCCGCTGACCGGGCCGGACTCCGTACGGATGGCGACCGCGGCGTACGAGACGACCGAGGACCACATCGGCCGTTTCCTCACCGAACGCTGCACCCGGTGCGCTGACGGCCGTCCGAATCCGGACCTGCGTGTCGAGCAGAAGCTGCTGTACGAGGTGTACGGCCGCTGGTGCTCGGAGGAGATGATCCGCCCGTCGACGAGCCGGGCTTTCGCCGGCCGTATCCGCCAGGAGCTCGGCCTGACCTCACCGGCGGACATGATCAAGAACAACGCGACCAAGCTCTACCCGGGCCTTGCACTCCTTGCTGAGGACTGTGACGGAGAAGGAGCACCGTCATGATGACGACTGGCACACGGTGGCCTGGGGAAGAACGACCGTACGATGGGTGGTGCTTTCGTCAGCAGTTCCGCTCGTTCCACCGAAGGAGCGACGGAATGAATGCAAGACCTGTCGGCGGGCAGCCGGCCGCAGACAACCAGGAGGCGAAGTGAGCGCGATCCCACGGGAAGGCGATCTCGCCCAGGAAGCCGAAGTCGTCTGGCTGGAGAGCACCGAAGACCTCGACTACGTCCGCCAGGCCCTCGACAAGGTCACCACCCGCCGGGGCAAGCCCCGCTACGAACGCGACGGCCGGCTCGTCGGCTACACCAACCTCGCTCCCACCGCGCCGCGGCTCCCGGACAGCGGCCTGTTCCCCCGACGCACGTTCTACCTCCTGCCACACGACCGTCCTAACCGGCCCGACGACCCTGACGGTCCCTACGCGGTCGGCTCGCCCCTCGAAGCCGTTGACCCCCGAACCATCGACGTGGGCAAGACCGGCGCCAAGACTGCCCGGTCCCAGGCCACCGCGCAGATACAGGCCGCTTCCACCTGAGACTGAGTGCCGCTTCGGGCTGCCCCGAGGCGGCACCCCTGCGTACGTGGCCAGACCGCCGCCGTGAAGAAGGTCTTTGCGGCACGTAGTGCATGAGTTTGCCGGGTCGGTCGCGTTCGTAGCGGCGTATGACGTGGCCGTTGGCCCGGTCGAGATGACTGAGCCGGGCCAGGCCGAAGCGGACCAGCATGCGGTGCACAGTGGAGGGCACCAGGCCCACCAGGTGAGCGATGCGGGCCGGTCCCCACCGCCGTGTGAGGCGGACCTTGATGATCCGGCGTTCGGTCCGGGTCGGCGTGCGCCGAGGACTGTGGCGGGGCGGCTGGAACGGTCGCTCATCCCCGCCTCACCGAGTTTGCGGTATCGCCCGGCCCGCCGCTGGGTTGTGGTCGGCGAGACCTGGAACCGCTCCGCTGCCTGGCGCAGAGCCCATCCGTCATCCATCACGCAGCGGGCCAGCCGCAGACGTCCGGTCTCGGTCAGAGGTGCATTACGGTGGGGCATGAGGGCCTTTCGGGCTGGTGTAGACGTCGCAATCCACACCGAACCCGGAAGGCCCTCATGCGTTCAAGATCACCAAGCCGAGACCTGCATCACCGTCCACAACCTCCCTGGACAGAACACCTAGGGCCTGCCCGACCCGCCCGTGAGGGCCCGAGGCCTGTGGACAAGCGGAAAGGCTGGGCAGGTCAGAGGTCATTCCACGCCCGACAACAGAAACACCGACCCGCTCATGCGAATCCATCACTTGCTAACTGAGCCAGTGGATTCAGGAGGTGTCTCGGGCCATTGTATATTTCGAACTTTATGACCCGGCAAACGGAATCGGATCACCTTCCAAAGGAAGGTGATCGCGGTAGTACTCTGACTCGAGCCAGTCCTCCTTGACGAGCAGAGGCCTCGACATTCGCACGCCATCGACCTCCTGTGAGCGCAGAAGGACCCCCAGGTCAGTCAAAGCCAGGGAGCCATCGGAGGTGTACAACAAGCAACCTCCGTATTCGGCGGCGTAGTCGAGGAGGAATTGGTGCGTCTGCTCAGGGTCGTGGCCGGCTAGTGCGAAACCTTCCAATAGGACCTGCGGGCCCATGGCTGCATTCAAAGCAATGCACGCAAGGCTGCCTGCGTCGTAGAACGCCTGTACCCCGTTGGCGAACTCTTCTTGTTCGTAGGGACCATCCGTCACTTTCTGTGCCTCTGATACTCCGAGCGCTGCGGCGACCTCAGCTGAGGTCATCCCGTACCGCAGGGGCCCGATTCCAGCTCCAGGAATGAGCTCCCAGTGCTCCCGGCTTTCGTTTCCACTCACGTAACCCGCCCCTTCGAGTAGCCACCCGGCTCAGCGACATGCTTGAGACAAGGCAACATAGTGACACTCGGAGTGGCCGAGCACCAACTGGGGCGCTCGGCCACTCCGTGATTTCTGTATGGTCAATCTACGGCATGATTGCCCTACCTTCCACCCATTCCCACTTTACCGTTGCCGTAGGTCCACTCATTAAAACCTCCCCGTGCATTCGGCCAGTGTACCGTCAGTTCTCTCTTGCCCAGAACTCTGTTCAGCACGGCATCGCAACCGAGTGGCTGCCTGCATGGCCCTGCTGGGTTATTGATATAGATCTCGGCTTTTTTGATGTCGTCCCTGATCATGACCGCAGCAAATTTCTGTTCTGCATCACTAGCGCGAGCTGACGTCGATGCGCCCTTCGTGATGCCCAATTGCTGGAGTCTTCCATTGAGAATATCTATCAATTTCTTGTCGAGTACCTTATTGCCGCTCTGGACGCTGTAGATGCTTCCCTTGCTGGTAATCCCAAGTCCATTGGTGGGCCCACCCGCTTTATACACGTTTCGCTTAATTGCGTCCTTCAGGGCTTTCAGCGTTTGTGTAACAGAAAAAGCTTCCTCGCCGGCTCGTGCTCCTGCTAGGAGACGGCTTGGGCCACCGGGGGTCCAAGGTATGACCTGATCGCTGGGCGTTAGGTAATCGCACCGCCCGTCGACCGTACACATGAGTTGCGGCTCGGGGGGGTCCATAAGGAGCGCTGATTTAAAGAGGCGGTAGACGACGCGGGCCACCGGCTGAACGAGCCGGAGTGGAAGGTCCGTGATACCCGGACCTGTGGGTGGCTCGGGCGACGGTGCTGCTCCAGGACTGGGGCTCGGTGTCGTACCGCTGCTGCTCTGATGGCAGGTGTAGTAGCAGCCGTTCGGGCCGGTACCCCCGATGGGCTTGCCGAGATCTTTTCGCTGCTTGCCTGTGCGGTTCATGCTGTGGCCGGTGCCGTCATCGAGATACAGGCCAGTGGGGTCGGAGAAGGTGGCAGGGTTGTTGTTGCTGTACGTGTAGCCGTTCATCTGCTGGGGGTCGGCTACGTCCAGGACCGGGTCGATGGAGATGAAGCGGCCGAGGTCGGCGTCGTATTCGCGTGCGCCGAGGTGGGTGAGACCGGTGGTCTTGGTGTCGTTGGTGCCGCCCACGAAGCCCTTGGTGCCGGGCCAGGTGGCGGGTGCCGGGCCGCGCTCTCCGCCGAAGGGAAGGGAGCGTCGCTGGGTGATGGCAAGGTCGGTGGCTTGGATGGCGAGTTCGCCGGTGCCGTGGTGATCGGCGATGGTGAAGGCGAAGGTGCCGTCGTCGTTGCGGATGGCTGTCTGGCCGCCGCCGAGGTCGAAGTACCGGGTGGCCTTGGCCTTGGTGGCGCCGGTGGGAAGGGTGACTTCGGTGTTCCCCAGGTACAGGGTGGTCTCGGTCGGGGTTCGGCCTATGAGCCGGTTGCCGGAGGCGTCGTAGAGGTAGCTGGTGGTCTTGCCGCTCTTGGTGACAGTTTCCAGGTGGCCCTCGACGTCCCAGGTGAGCGACTGGCCCGGGCGGGTGATGGTGTTCCCGCTCGCGTCGTAGGTGTAGTTGTCGGTGCTGCTTCCGGCAGGGCCCGTGACGGTCCGTGAGGTCAGGCGGTGCGCGTGGGGTGAGCCGGGGGTGGGGTAGGAGTAGGTGTCCTTGACGTC
This window encodes:
- a CDS encoding DUF6009 family protein gives rise to the protein MSAIPREGDLAQEAEVVWLESTEDLDYVRQALDKVTTRRGKPRYERDGRLVGYTNLAPTAPRLPDSGLFPRRTFYLLPHDRPNRPDDPDGPYAVGSPLEAVDPRTIDVGKTGAKTARSQATAQIQAAST